One genomic segment of Nitrosopumilus sp. b3 includes these proteins:
- a CDS encoding thioredoxin domain-containing protein translates to MKKSKKSKPKQIIFAVSIVVVLVALVLFYQIPTNSESINLDMNRQIGTVDTSLGSPIMGSSNASITIIEFGDYQCPSCKKWFLDTKPDIVTNYIETGKAKLIFVDIAFLGKDSVPASIATYCAEEQEKYWDYHGFLYSNQLSIDSGWANSDSLKGYAYNLGLDMDLFVSCLDSAKYQKRVQFNTNEAQGNGVTGTPTFFIVGPDGIQEKIVGPQPYPVFEKIIESMS, encoded by the coding sequence ATGAAAAAGAGTAAGAAAAGTAAACCTAAGCAAATTATATTTGCTGTAAGTATTGTAGTTGTTTTAGTAGCACTGGTATTATTTTATCAAATACCTACAAATTCAGAATCCATTAATCTTGATATGAATAGACAAATTGGTACTGTTGATACCTCGCTTGGTTCACCAATTATGGGTTCCTCTAATGCATCAATCACCATAATTGAATTTGGAGATTATCAATGTCCTAGTTGTAAGAAATGGTTTCTAGATACAAAACCCGACATTGTAACTAATTACATTGAAACAGGAAAAGCAAAACTGATTTTTGTAGATATTGCATTCTTAGGCAAAGATTCGGTTCCTGCATCAATAGCAACTTACTGTGCAGAAGAACAAGAAAAATACTGGGATTATCATGGATTTTTGTATTCAAATCAATTATCAATTGACAGTGGCTGGGCAAACTCAGACAGTCTAAAAGGATACGCCTACAATTTAGGATTGGATATGGATTTGTTTGTCAGTTGCCTAGATTCGGCAAAATATCAAAAACGTGTGCAATTTAACACAAATGAGGCACAGGGAAATGGAGTAACAGGCACTCCTACATTTTTCATTGTTGGTCCTGATGGCATTCAAGAGAAAATTGTTGGACCACAGCCATATCCAGTATTTGAGAAAATAATTGAATCCATGTCATAA
- a CDS encoding cytochrome c biogenesis protein CcdA, giving the protein MSSVVIAKKSMVMIAFVLFSLIFLGIIFSLGTTFTIEGKEHTTYLSWIVIAYVAGLSMIVLPCTLPLVFIIVPLSMGQGYKKGLSMALLFGVGLTITIAAYGMAIAAIGQSASLDQASTAMFLIAGIAAFVFGLSQLKIISLRLPSYSGTPKFIQNRGEYTKSFFMGLLLGNAGVGCPNPLFYWLLIYIAGTGSIEVGASLGVVHGVGRAIPLILMSVLAVIGINATKSLTLKRESIERASGWMLIVIGAFLIINGLPEGHEWYEETFIHQGWNSIIEMTPIPSEFEMDEHDHEHVHVKGDFKIFYGALLAVLILSPLFVRSVRRIRGVNA; this is encoded by the coding sequence ATGTCTTCAGTTGTAATTGCAAAAAAATCAATGGTAATGATTGCATTTGTATTGTTTTCATTAATTTTTCTTGGAATAATTTTTTCGCTTGGAACAACTTTTACAATTGAAGGAAAAGAGCATACAACGTATCTTTCATGGATTGTTATTGCATATGTTGCAGGTTTATCAATGATTGTTCTACCATGTACATTACCCCTTGTTTTCATTATTGTTCCACTAAGTATGGGTCAAGGTTACAAGAAAGGTTTGAGTATGGCATTACTTTTTGGTGTAGGTCTAACAATTACTATAGCAGCTTATGGAATGGCAATTGCTGCAATTGGGCAAAGTGCATCATTAGATCAAGCATCAACTGCAATGTTTTTGATTGCAGGAATAGCAGCCTTTGTTTTTGGTTTATCTCAACTAAAAATAATTTCTCTTAGACTGCCGTCATATTCAGGAACTCCAAAGTTCATACAGAATCGTGGAGAATATACAAAATCATTTTTCATGGGATTGTTACTTGGAAATGCAGGAGTAGGTTGTCCTAATCCATTATTTTATTGGCTTTTGATTTACATTGCAGGGACTGGAAGTATAGAGGTAGGTGCATCATTAGGAGTTGTGCATGGAGTAGGAAGAGCAATTCCTTTGATTTTGATGTCAGTTCTTGCAGTAATTGGAATCAATGCAACAAAGAGTCTTACACTCAAAAGAGAATCAATTGAAAGGGCTTCTGGATGGATGCTGATCGTTATTGGTGCCTTTTTGATAATTAATGGTCTTCCAGAAGGTCATGAATGGTATGAGGAGACATTTATCCATCAGGGATGGAACAGTATAATTGAAATGACTCCAATTCCATCAGAGTTTGAGATGGATGAGCATGATCATGAGCACGTACATGTTAAGGGAGACTTCAAAATATTTTATGGTGCTTTGTTGGCAGTCTTGATCCTTAGTCCACTTTTTGTACGTTCAGTCAGAAGAATAAGGGGAGTGAATGCATGA
- a CDS encoding YHS domain-containing protein translates to MKDPVCGMEVGEKGEVFPYKGKEYRFCCASCRWAFENNPEHFENES, encoded by the coding sequence ATGAAAGATCCTGTATGTGGAATGGAAGTTGGGGAGAAAGGTGAAGTATTTCCTTACAAAGGAAAGGAATATCGATTCTGTTGTGCTAGTTGTAGATGGGCATTTGAAAACAATCCCGAGCATTTTGAAAATGAGTCATAA
- a CDS encoding thioredoxin family protein, translating into MSHKIEILTTPSCGNCKVVETMLDEMKVSYDVIDITEKPEYLEKYPIFTAPGIVIDDKLEFTGVPKKQELFKKLS; encoded by the coding sequence ATGAGTCATAAAATCGAAATTCTAACAACACCTTCTTGTGGTAATTGTAAAGTTGTTGAAACAATGTTAGATGAAATGAAAGTATCATATGATGTAATTGACATTACAGAAAAACCAGAATATTTGGAAAAATATCCAATTTTTACTGCACCTGGAATTGTAATTGATGATAAACTGGAATTCACAGGGGTTCCAAAAAAACAAGAATTGTTCAAAAAACTATCATAA
- a CDS encoding 3D domain-containing protein — translation MALIVNFSIANAETVSIPKWVFTVHNFWIEEKISDDEFTTMLNYLEKQNIVDLILHKSYDVKTNFLLSMMQNQDTQRFVSCTDGWYVTGYFVPVEKDYSDEFIIINIGETQREFRQDFVDAIKIEGWGKTLSGDYLGWYDNSFHINETALDQNGQPLVAGMIAVDNTIIDRETELIISTLPEPWNEIILISADEGPAIKGKHIDLFTGEGKLAENETFRVTGYDNKVCK, via the coding sequence ATGGCTTTAATTGTAAACTTTAGCATTGCAAATGCTGAAACTGTAAGTATTCCTAAATGGGTTTTTACAGTACATAATTTTTGGATTGAAGAAAAAATTTCTGATGATGAATTTACTACCATGTTAAACTATCTAGAAAAACAAAATATAGTTGATCTCATTTTGCATAAATCCTATGATGTTAAAACCAACTTTTTACTTAGTATGATGCAAAACCAAGATACCCAACGATTTGTATCTTGTACTGATGGTTGGTATGTAACGGGGTATTTTGTACCTGTAGAGAAAGATTACTCTGATGAATTTATCATAATCAACATTGGTGAAACACAACGAGAATTTCGACAAGATTTTGTTGATGCAATAAAGATAGAAGGTTGGGGAAAAACATTATCTGGAGATTATTTAGGTTGGTATGATAATTCCTTTCACATAAATGAAACTGCATTAGATCAAAATGGACAACCACTTGTTGCAGGTATGATAGCTGTCGATAATACCATAATAGATAGGGAAACTGAATTAATAATCTCTACACTCCCAGAACCGTGGAACGAAATCATTCTTATTTCTGCAGATGAAGGACCTGCAATCAAAGGAAAACATATTGATTTGTTTACAGGAGAAGGAAAACTAGCTGAAAATGAAACTTTTCGTGTTACTGGTTATGATAACAAAGTATGCAAATAG
- a CDS encoding trypsin-like peptidase domain-containing protein yields the protein MFSIVLLSGISVVLLSPVLAQDNSYSSENLQTTIESSKDLSLIEIFERSEFGVVSITVTKTSPSGGNSNSVGSGFIFDKEGHIITNNHVVKDTKKIDVTFIDGTSYRAEIIGTDPYADIAVIKIDVNSKKLYPIPIGDSSKLKVGEQIAAIGNPFGLSGSMTSGIVSQLGRLLPSGSGFSIPDVIQTDTAINPGNSGGPLLNMKGEIVGVNTAIYSNDGSFSGVGFSIPSNVILKIVPVLIKEGEFQHPWVGISSANITPDLAELLNLQDAKGVLIMTVVKDSPADKANLRGSSQTATADGIEYIIGGDIVLSIDGKEVRKIDDILTHLQREKNVGDTLNLGILRDGKSINITLTLEERPES from the coding sequence GTGTTTAGTATTGTTTTGCTGTCTGGAATATCCGTCGTGCTTCTGTCACCAGTTTTAGCACAAGACAATTCCTACTCCTCTGAGAATCTACAAACTACAATTGAATCCTCAAAAGATCTTTCCCTTATTGAAATCTTTGAACGTTCAGAATTTGGTGTAGTGAGTATTACTGTAACAAAAACATCTCCTTCTGGTGGTAATTCTAACAGTGTAGGCTCTGGATTTATCTTTGATAAAGAAGGTCATATTATTACAAACAATCATGTGGTAAAAGACACCAAAAAAATCGATGTGACTTTTATTGATGGAACTTCATATCGTGCAGAGATTATAGGTACAGATCCTTATGCTGATATTGCAGTAATCAAAATAGATGTGAATTCTAAAAAACTCTATCCTATTCCAATAGGAGATTCATCAAAACTCAAGGTAGGGGAGCAGATAGCAGCAATTGGTAATCCATTTGGGTTATCAGGTTCAATGACTTCAGGAATTGTGAGTCAATTAGGAAGGTTACTTCCATCAGGTTCTGGGTTTTCAATTCCTGATGTAATTCAAACAGATACTGCGATTAACCCTGGAAATTCTGGAGGACCGTTACTTAACATGAAAGGAGAAATAGTCGGAGTTAACACTGCAATCTATTCTAATGATGGTAGTTTTTCAGGTGTAGGTTTCTCTATTCCATCAAATGTTATTTTAAAAATTGTGCCTGTATTGATTAAAGAAGGAGAGTTTCAACATCCGTGGGTTGGAATATCTAGTGCAAACATTACTCCTGATCTTGCAGAACTATTGAATCTACAAGATGCAAAAGGAGTTTTAATTATGACTGTAGTAAAAGATAGTCCTGCAGATAAGGCAAATCTTAGAGGTTCATCACAAACTGCTACTGCAGATGGAATAGAGTATATCATAGGTGGAGATATTGTATTGTCAATTGATGGAAAAGAAGTACGAAAGATTGATGATATTTTGACTCATTTACAACGTGAGAAAAATGTTGGTGATACACTAAACCTTGGAATACTACGAGACGGAAAATCAATTAATATAACTTTGACACTTGAAGAAAGACCTGAATCATAA
- a CDS encoding AsnC family transcriptional regulator: protein MVKILMPHELDDVDIGIVTSLQQDGRKSFRQIARELNISTPTVQARYQRLLNIGLIKSVSPVIDSSNVIDGQKKQLQTCDCHESHDVDLKSGMSVTMKCDLCDGPIGDKPHVYKFANFERFFCCNTCKTQYKEKNKGRIQSIIEKDKGKN, encoded by the coding sequence ATGGTAAAGATTCTCATGCCACATGAATTAGATGACGTAGATATTGGTATTGTGACATCACTACAACAAGATGGGAGGAAATCATTTAGACAGATTGCAAGAGAACTTAACATTAGCACCCCTACAGTACAAGCTAGATATCAAAGATTACTCAATATAGGATTAATAAAATCAGTTTCTCCTGTAATTGATTCTTCTAATGTTATAGATGGACAAAAGAAACAACTCCAAACATGTGATTGTCATGAGTCTCATGATGTAGATTTAAAATCAGGAATGTCTGTAACTATGAAATGCGATTTGTGTGATGGTCCTATAGGGGATAAACCTCATGTTTACAAATTTGCAAATTTTGAGAGATTTTTCTGTTGCAATACCTGTAAAACTCAATACAAGGAAAAAAACAAAGGACGAATTCAATCTATTATAGAAAAAGATAAAGGAAAAAACTGA
- a CDS encoding DsbA family protein yields the protein MKGNPDASISIIEFSDFQCPFCAKFHETTLPQLEQNYISTGKVNFVYRDFPIQSIHPNAIPAALASECADDQGKFWEMHDEIFKNQRIWQDLEILQSVALFKQYASNLGLDENAFDSCLDSGKYLNEITNDLNDGRAYGVTGTPAFFVGNEKIGFTHITGAQPYSTFQRVIDGQLNQ from the coding sequence ATGAAAGGAAATCCTGATGCATCAATTAGTATTATTGAATTTTCTGACTTTCAATGTCCGTTCTGTGCAAAGTTTCATGAAACAACCCTTCCGCAACTAGAACAAAACTATATTTCCACAGGAAAGGTAAATTTTGTGTACCGAGACTTTCCAATCCAGAGTATTCATCCAAATGCGATTCCTGCTGCACTTGCATCAGAATGTGCTGATGATCAAGGAAAATTCTGGGAGATGCATGATGAGATCTTCAAAAATCAGAGAATATGGCAAGATCTAGAAATTCTGCAATCTGTAGCCCTCTTCAAACAATATGCATCTAATTTGGGACTTGATGAAAATGCTTTTGACTCATGCCTAGATTCTGGAAAATATCTTAATGAGATTACAAATGATCTTAATGATGGTCGTGCATATGGTGTTACTGGAACTCCTGCATTCTTTGTTGGAAATGAAAAAATTGGATTTACACATATTACAGGCGCACAACCATATTCTACATTTCAGAGAGTCATAGATGGACAGCTTAATCAATAA
- a CDS encoding protein-disulfide isomerase, whose product MGKQARKERVQNRKNHVRDLANKKLKSKIIMFGMLGAVVAIVGYSAFVFSENMSNAPVPPSGIGVLGSEHSHQGIMAMINGEIMDFSTTDFQVRDRLMHFEGQEGYTIHRHATGVPVGYFLETLGFRFDDNCISFEGDEFCSDENNSWQFFVNREPINNIQDYVGNENNRILVTYGNPSSAELSAQLDMADNMNLKK is encoded by the coding sequence GTGGGAAAACAGGCAAGAAAAGAAAGAGTGCAGAATAGAAAAAATCATGTAAGAGATTTAGCTAACAAAAAACTAAAGAGTAAAATTATCATGTTTGGTATGCTGGGTGCCGTCGTAGCAATTGTAGGCTATTCTGCTTTTGTGTTTTCTGAAAACATGAGTAATGCCCCAGTTCCTCCATCAGGAATAGGCGTATTGGGAAGTGAACATTCTCACCAAGGAATAATGGCAATGATAAATGGAGAGATTATGGATTTCAGTACCACAGATTTTCAGGTACGCGATAGGTTGATGCATTTTGAAGGACAGGAAGGATACACCATTCATAGACATGCTACAGGTGTTCCAGTAGGATACTTTTTAGAAACTCTTGGATTCCGATTTGATGATAATTGTATCTCTTTTGAAGGTGATGAGTTTTGTTCAGATGAAAATAACTCTTGGCAATTTTTTGTAAATAGAGAACCTATCAATAACATTCAAGATTATGTGGGTAATGAAAATAACAGAATTTTAGTTACATATGGAAATCCAAGTTCTGCAGAACTGTCTGCGCAATTAGATATGGCAGACAATATGAATTTGAAAAAGTAA
- a CDS encoding DUF192 domain-containing protein, which produces MIYQKLNLSRGKFFLLIIITVGIVFGSLKIGIMSDCSSQDKKIRILSCTEIINSPSYIQDKAILSIQSKNSMILVEAEIADELQEQIKGLMFRQDLDWGNGMLFVYESEKKRSFWMENTLIPLDMLFIDTDFRIIDIKENVQPCKTETCPSYPSKLPSKYVLEVNAGFVMMNNIEIGDSVMWNSEK; this is translated from the coding sequence ATGATCTATCAAAAACTAAATCTATCACGTGGAAAATTTTTTCTACTTATCATCATTACTGTAGGGATTGTTTTTGGATCATTAAAAATTGGAATTATGTCTGATTGTTCATCTCAAGATAAAAAAATTAGAATTTTAAGTTGTACTGAAATAATCAATAGTCCTTCATATATTCAAGATAAAGCAATATTATCAATACAATCAAAAAATTCAATGATTTTGGTAGAGGCAGAAATTGCAGACGAACTTCAAGAACAAATCAAGGGACTAATGTTTAGACAGGATTTAGACTGGGGTAATGGCATGTTATTTGTGTATGAAAGTGAAAAGAAGAGATCGTTTTGGATGGAGAATACTCTGATTCCATTAGATATGTTGTTTATTGATACTGATTTTAGAATAATTGACATTAAAGAAAACGTACAACCATGTAAAACTGAAACTTGTCCAAGTTATCCTTCCAAACTTCCTTCAAAATATGTACTGGAAGTCAACGCAGGGTTTGTTATGATGAACAATATTGAAATTGGAGATTCAGTAATGTGGAATTCTGAAAAATAA
- a CDS encoding sulfurtransferase, producing the protein MVNYAHPEVLVDTEWVSQNPPNENRKLVEVDYDPVNGYQKGHIKGATLIWWKRDINDPVTRDIIGKKQFEDLMAKNGITADTEVILYGDFNNWFAAFVFWVFKIYGHENLKIMNGGRKKWELENKDYTTDEPQLPPTKYIAQPPDEGLRAYLFDVSRALDKEDTVMVDVRSPAEFTGQITAPPEYPMEHAQRGGHIPGANNIPWATAVNDADGTFKAVEELRQNYEPKGVTPDKDVICYCRIGERSSHSWFVLKYLLGYPKVRNYDGSWTEWGNMIGNPVEK; encoded by the coding sequence ATGGTTAATTACGCACATCCCGAAGTTTTAGTTGATACTGAATGGGTATCACAAAATCCCCCAAATGAAAATAGAAAATTAGTAGAAGTTGACTATGATCCCGTTAATGGATATCAAAAGGGTCACATTAAAGGCGCAACTCTGATTTGGTGGAAGCGTGACATTAATGATCCTGTTACAAGAGATATAATCGGTAAAAAACAATTTGAGGACTTGATGGCTAAAAATGGAATTACAGCTGATACTGAAGTAATTCTATATGGCGATTTTAACAATTGGTTTGCAGCATTTGTTTTTTGGGTTTTCAAAATTTACGGTCATGAGAATCTCAAAATCATGAATGGTGGAAGAAAGAAATGGGAATTAGAAAATAAAGATTACACAACTGATGAACCACAATTGCCCCCAACAAAATACATTGCACAGCCTCCGGATGAGGGACTAAGAGCTTATCTGTTTGATGTAAGTCGTGCATTAGACAAAGAAGATACTGTGATGGTTGATGTTAGATCTCCTGCAGAATTCACTGGTCAAATTACAGCTCCTCCAGAATATCCAATGGAGCATGCACAAAGGGGTGGACATATTCCTGGAGCAAATAATATTCCCTGGGCAACTGCAGTCAATGATGCTGATGGAACTTTCAAAGCAGTCGAAGAACTAAGACAAAACTATGAACCAAAAGGTGTTACTCCTGATAAAGATGTAATTTGTTATTGCAGAATTGGAGAAAGATCTTCTCACAGCTGGTTTGTGCTAAAATACCTACTTGGATATCCTAAGGTTCGAAACTATGATGGTTCTTGGACTGAATGGGGTAACATGATAGGAAATCCTGTGGAAAAATAA
- a CDS encoding PEFG-CTERM sorting domain-containing protein, with the protein MKMQTNIVFLLAAVSVSAIMLGTPTAFAQVTIEPAVGSGAPGCEETADGCYIPSTATVDVGGVVIMTNTDSAAHTFTSGTPDGGPDGIFDTSLLMVDGSYEWSPDTVGEVPYFCMVHPWMQGLIVVQEAGAQPATSAPYSLDDIIAEIQTSDGVANEVMTIDLTLTDLDGNGVEHITYNIKALQDSQIVLDEEGHMHKGTLTNSHTTTPLSMDASDSMPVNITIESVGFGHDELYVTSPGEITTKQVVPEFGTIAVLIMVVAITSVIVVSAKSRLSLMPKL; encoded by the coding sequence ATGAAAATGCAAACAAATATTGTGTTTCTACTTGCAGCTGTTTCTGTATCGGCTATTATGTTAGGTACTCCAACAGCTTTTGCACAAGTAACAATCGAACCTGCTGTAGGTTCTGGCGCACCAGGTTGTGAAGAAACTGCAGATGGATGTTACATTCCAAGTACTGCAACAGTTGATGTTGGTGGTGTCGTAATTATGACAAACACTGATAGTGCAGCACATACATTCACATCAGGAACTCCAGATGGTGGACCTGATGGAATATTTGATACTAGTCTACTAATGGTAGATGGTTCATACGAATGGAGTCCAGATACTGTAGGTGAAGTACCATACTTCTGTATGGTTCATCCTTGGATGCAAGGTTTGATTGTAGTGCAAGAGGCAGGTGCACAACCAGCAACTTCAGCTCCTTACTCACTAGATGACATAATTGCAGAAATTCAAACAAGTGATGGTGTTGCAAATGAAGTAATGACAATTGATCTTACTCTTACTGACTTAGACGGTAATGGTGTAGAACATATTACTTACAACATCAAGGCTTTACAGGATTCTCAAATTGTACTAGATGAGGAAGGACACATGCACAAAGGAACTTTGACAAATAGTCATACTACAACTCCTTTGTCAATGGATGCTTCAGATTCAATGCCTGTAAATATTACCATTGAATCTGTGGGATTTGGTCATGATGAATTGTATGTTACCAGCCCTGGAGAAATCACTACAAAACAAGTAGTACCTGAGTTTGGTACAATTGCTGTCTTGATAATGGTTGTTGCAATCACATCTGTAATTGTAGTATCTGCAAAATCTCGACTAAGTTTAATGCCAAAACTTTAG
- a CDS encoding thioredoxin domain-containing protein — protein MILLIIIGFATYAVFLTSSNVSIVTSKNFGTITTSLGSPFLGSPVAPITLIEFGNYQCMECQKWFQETRPYIIANYVEQGKLNMIFIDTQLTKNTPFASFASYCANDQKQYWNYHDVLFRDFAEDKFDVDRLKQYAIDLNLDSKSFEECLDSKKYEKKVKYSTYEAKKNGINKIPTFIMIDSDGNYEKIVGLQSLSIFEEKINLLQN, from the coding sequence GTGATTTTATTAATAATCATCGGATTTGCAACATATGCTGTTTTTCTGACATCATCTAATGTCTCAATTGTAACTAGTAAAAATTTTGGAACCATTACTACGTCGTTAGGTTCTCCATTTTTGGGTTCACCTGTAGCACCCATTACACTGATTGAGTTTGGAAACTATCAATGTATGGAATGTCAAAAATGGTTTCAAGAAACTAGACCATATATAATCGCAAATTATGTTGAACAGGGAAAACTCAATATGATTTTCATAGATACACAACTTACAAAAAATACCCCCTTTGCTTCTTTTGCATCATATTGTGCTAATGATCAAAAACAATACTGGAATTATCATGATGTATTATTTCGTGATTTTGCAGAAGACAAATTTGATGTTGATCGTCTTAAACAATATGCAATAGATCTTAATTTGGATTCCAAATCATTTGAAGAATGTCTAGATTCTAAAAAATATGAAAAAAAGGTAAAATATAGCACATATGAGGCAAAAAAGAATGGAATTAATAAAATCCCAACATTCATAATGATAGATTCAGATGGTAATTATGAAAAAATTGTGGGATTGCAATCCTTATCTATATTTGAAGAAAAGATAAACTTGCTTCAAAATTAA
- a CDS encoding stage II sporulation protein M translates to MLFFIFLGVFSVTYQIGSMSDVSEDEANIFMDEFEELVSNIDAFGIFVHNTTIALPMFIPGFGVAWGLFSSWSTGFAFAAISATTPELESIPPLSILFLSPFGLMELVAYSMGISRSFILIRVIYKKINLIPLIKPTAIEIGIMLALLLAGGYIEFYMLEFAQEQSLEMPGF, encoded by the coding sequence ATTTTATTTTTCATTTTTCTAGGGGTTTTTTCTGTCACATATCAAATTGGCTCAATGTCAGATGTAAGTGAAGATGAAGCAAATATCTTCATGGATGAATTCGAAGAACTTGTTTCAAATATTGATGCATTTGGAATTTTTGTACATAATACAACAATTGCTCTACCAATGTTTATTCCAGGATTTGGAGTTGCATGGGGACTCTTCTCTTCATGGTCAACGGGATTTGCCTTTGCTGCAATATCTGCCACAACACCTGAACTAGAAAGCATTCCACCACTTTCAATTCTTTTCTTATCCCCCTTTGGATTAATGGAACTTGTTGCATATTCAATGGGAATCTCTAGAAGCTTTATTCTGATCAGAGTAATTTATAAAAAAATTAATCTCATTCCACTTATCAAACCAACGGCAATAGAAATTGGAATTATGCTAGCACTTCTTTTGGCAGGAGGATATATCGAATTTTACATGTTAGAATTTGCTCAAGAACAAAGTCTTGAGATGCCAGGTTTTTAA
- a CDS encoding multicopper oxidase domain-containing protein has translation MNRRISTLFTIAAVAVMGATLFGSTYTQTQIAGQSLDASKMDVNVYDQIRNMGGLQLVMPQAFAETDCGVLESSGRTVVNFDLTGESVELPIMGGKTYNAMTFSGQVPGPTLRVTQGDVVKMTLTIPDDEVTGHGNDMHASQISASAFESVNPGETAQYCYIAEAAGVFKYHCSGVKLIGMDQHVLSGMYGIAIVDPVDGYKKLMVEKTKVDGSGEVSLDRKFYSADALEFQLQYNQLYLTPEGNYDAGAMFKHHNTATVVNGMQFGYVPNMAHNLLVNGDVNKNIFVAQPWNGIEHKQYQSQLLFVENDQHVRLFIENAGNEPVFFHIVGEILDRVVQGNRVQSAATETWLIGGSQNAIVDLVFDEPGAYAAVNHDYAAIYTGAATVFVAGDPFGLNPVLVEKGVIPAPVASYAYALGNPSDAVPPMGKNSIAHPALNIHGLYTDEVASEMQASGDYVALWEVIPVVAEILTS, from the coding sequence ATGAATAGAAGAATAAGCACACTCTTTACAATTGCAGCAGTAGCTGTAATGGGTGCAACTCTATTCGGAAGCACATACACACAAACCCAGATTGCTGGTCAATCTCTTGATGCCTCTAAAATGGATGTCAATGTTTATGATCAAATTCGCAATATGGGCGGTTTACAGCTTGTAATGCCTCAAGCATTCGCAGAAACTGATTGTGGTGTTCTAGAAAGTTCTGGTAGAACAGTAGTCAACTTTGATTTGACTGGTGAAAGTGTTGAACTTCCAATTATGGGAGGAAAAACTTACAACGCCATGACCTTTAGTGGACAAGTCCCAGGACCAACACTAAGAGTTACACAAGGTGATGTAGTCAAAATGACACTTACAATTCCAGACGATGAAGTTACTGGACACGGTAACGACATGCACGCATCACAAATTTCTGCAAGCGCTTTTGAGTCTGTCAATCCTGGCGAAACAGCACAGTATTGTTACATCGCAGAAGCAGCTGGTGTCTTCAAATACCATTGTTCTGGTGTCAAACTAATTGGCATGGACCAACACGTACTTTCCGGCATGTACGGAATTGCAATCGTTGATCCTGTTGATGGATACAAGAAATTAATGGTTGAGAAAACCAAAGTTGATGGTAGCGGTGAAGTGTCGCTAGACAGAAAGTTCTATAGTGCAGATGCATTAGAGTTCCAACTCCAATACAACCAATTGTACCTAACACCTGAAGGCAACTATGATGCCGGAGCAATGTTCAAGCATCATAACACTGCAACAGTTGTTAACGGAATGCAATTCGGTTATGTACCAAACATGGCTCATAACTTACTCGTCAATGGCGATGTAAACAAGAACATCTTTGTTGCACAACCATGGAATGGAATTGAACACAAGCAATACCAATCACAACTCTTGTTTGTTGAAAATGATCAACACGTGAGACTCTTTATCGAGAATGCTGGTAACGAACCAGTATTTTTCCACATTGTTGGAGAAATCTTGGACAGAGTAGTTCAAGGTAACAGAGTACAATCCGCAGCAACTGAAACATGGTTGATTGGCGGTTCACAGAATGCAATTGTTGACTTGGTCTTTGATGAACCAGGTGCATACGCAGCAGTAAACCATGATTATGCAGCAATTTACACTGGCGCAGCTACAGTCTTTGTAGCAGGTGATCCATTTGGCTTGAACCCAGTTCTAGTTGAGAAAGGAGTTATCCCAGCACCAGTAGCATCTTATGCATATGCTTTAGGCAATCCAAGTGATGCTGTCCCACCAATGGGAAAGAACAGTATTGCTCATCCTGCACTAAACATTCACGGTTTATACACTGATGAAGTAGCTTCTGAAATGCAAGCAAGTGGCGATTATGTCGCATTATGGGAAGTAATTCCTGTAGTAGCAGAAATCCTTACTTCTTGA